The segment CGACACGGACGGCATTCCGTTTGCGCAGAAGCCCGAAACATGGACAGCCGATCAAACGAGCTTCACCAACAACGTTCAGGCGCAGGTTGGTTTCTCGGTTTTCCTCCCGTTCACCTGGGAGTACCGGCTGCCGAAGTGATCCGAAGCCATGCTGGACAATCCAGCATGGCGATCGCGGCGTAAAGGAATTCAGAGGACGGTTCAGCCAAGTACGGGGACATGCATGATGCGTCGATTCGTCAATAACCTTTGCGCGTCTCGCCTTCCGCAACTGCGCCGCGGGATTGTCGCAGTGCTTGCCGGTGCCGCCGCACTCGGTGCAACTGCGAGCGTAGAGGCACAAGAAATTCAGCTCACGGGGCCTCTCGCGGGTGCCCCTGCCGTGCGCCAACTGCGCCTGCATCGCAAAGGCCGCGTCGAAATTGCGTTGGGCTCCTCCTTCACACTGCTCGACGAATACCAACGCACGATCCTTCCAGGACTTCGCGTGAGTTGGCATCCGACCGACTGGCTTGGGTTCGGTATCTGGGGCGCGTACGGCATCTCGACCACGACGTCACTGACCGATGAGCTCCAAGGAAAGGCCGTCGACAGTCGAGCGTGCAGCAGCACGACGCCCGCTCCAGAAAACGTTCAGCCCTGCAAACTCACCGCCGTCAACTTGACGCGCCCGGGTATCGCGCAGTCGACGGGCGGAGCTTCTACCGGTCTGCTCGTCGACGATCAGCTCGGCAAGATCCAGTTTGTCGCTGCACCTCAAATCAACGTCGTTCCGTTCCGCGGCAAACTGTCGCTCTTCGGCGCACTCACCGCCGACACCGACATCAGCTTCTTCGCAGGAGCTGCATTCGTCGGCGTGCAAGAACGCATGGCTTGTGGTCAAGACGATGACGGCAACCCCATCACCGCTTGCGCTAGCTCGTTCGAGCTCGAAAGCGGCCTCCGCATCGCCCCGACCTTCGGCGTCGGCTGGAACTTCTACCCGCGTCAGCTCGAGTTTTTCGGGTTCGGTGCGGAGTGGCGCGCCATGCCGTTCTCCCGCAATACGTCCGGTTTCGACAACGCGGGCGCCGGCAACGACGAAGCGTTCCCCGATACGGCCGTCAACAGCAAAGACCGCCAGTTCCGCTTCAACAGCATGATCACCGTGAACTTGCTGTTCTCCTTCCCGCACCGCGTGAAAATCAGCGAATAACGCGGCTTTTCCCGCCGAATCCTCCCCCGCACACCAAATCCAAAGATCGCTCGCAACTCAGCGACGGCGTCGGCCGCATGCCGCCTCCCGCGGATGTTGTACGAGGGTCGCGCAACGAGGGACGGCGGCGGAAGCGTACTTTATAGGCTAAGCGAGCCCGACAGGCGATTCGCAACGTGCAGCAGCCACGCAACGTCCGCGAGAACTTGCCTTGTCCGTCGCAAAGCCCTATGCGATGCCTCCGTGCTTGCCTCGAGTAGGCACGCATCGAGGTCCAGGTGGGCATTTTCGACTTCCTCCGCAAGAGTCCCAAGAGCACGACGAACGCGGCCCCGGCCCCCGCGGTCGACAAGAAAATCAGCGGGCCCGCCAAGGTCGTCGCGGACAAACGCGCCCAGACCTACGATCGTCTCGAAGCCATTCAGACGCTCGTCGAGATGAGCTCGCCCGAGGCGGCTGCTGCGCTTCTCAAGCGGTTCACGTTCACCATCGACCCGTCGATCACCGACCAGGAAGAAAAGGACATCGCGTTCCGTGGCATCGTCGCGACGGGCAAGGATGTCGTGCCTGCCGTGGTCGACTTTTGCGCGAAGGCGGAAGCGCTCACGTGGCCACTCAAGATCCTCGCGGAGATTCTCGACGACGAGGACTACCGCAACGAGCTCATCGCGCTGCTCGATCGTTTCGACACTGAGTATGCGCGTAACGTCGAGCCTAAGATCCATGTCATCCAGGCTCTCGAGGATGTCGTGCACGAGGACGTGCGCAGCGCGGTGGAACGGTTTTTCGAGGACGTCAACGAGACCGTGCGTTTCCACGCCGTGCAAACGACGTTCGCGCAGGGCATGCCTGAAAGTGTCGAAGGGCTGATCGACTTGCTCGTTCAAGAGGAATCCGTACGAGTCAAAAATAAAATTGCCGATGGGCTGCTCGTACGTGGGTGGACGATCCCCGATTCTCGCCGCGATGCCGTCGACGACGCGCTTTCTGACACCTCCGGCTACTCGGTTGGTGAAGGCGGCAAGATCGTCAAACGCTCGCTTGGGTTCAACTGAACGACCCGCGTAGCCACGTGCGCGCCGATCGCGCGTATGGGGGAGCATCGCAAGAGCGCTGCGAGGATCGTGAAGTCGACGTGACGCACGCGCCCCGCGATCGAGCACTCATCGTGATGTTCGTGTCAGTTGACACCACCCCCATCGCTCGCTGAGGATCACGCTTGCCCCGACAAGTCGGGGAGTGTCGAAGGCTTAGCTGCAGACGCGTATGAAGCGCGTACGACTGCCAGTACGACTCGACGGAAAGCGAGCATCGCAGAAGTGAGGGCACAACGATTGGCGCGCCTTCTGCGCGTGACTGCGGCCGGATTTGCTGCAGGCGCAACGATGGTCGTCGCAGCTCCGCGCGAGGCCCGAGCGCTCGACTTCGACGTTCGAAGTGAAACGGCGCTGCAGGCCTATCAGCTCGCGAGTCCTTGGGGCGACACGATTCTCAATCGGCGCCGCTTGATGCAGACGTTGTCGCTCAGCGTCTACAACTTGCAGGGCGACTACGTGCCAGGCAAAGCCGACTTCTCTGCCGTGCTTCGCGTGCGCCTCGACGCCGACTTCGGCATCAACGGGCACCTCGGAGATGCCGATCGCGGTGGCGAGACGAGTTATCAGACCGAGGCTGGCCCCGGCATGAGGTTTGTCCCGGGATTGCAGCAGGCTCCCGTGGACCTGATGTACGCGTACGTCGAAGGGCGAAGCCTCTTCAATGGGTGGTTCGGGTTTCGCGCGGGACGCCAATACGTCGTCGACACACTTGGATGGTGGTCGTTCGACGGAGCTCTCGCGCGCGTGACGACTCCGTTTTTCGTACAAGCCGAGGTGTATGCCGGCTTCGAACAACGCGGTGGTTTGGCCTTGTCGACGTCGCGTTTCGAACGGCCCGGCGTCTGGCGTGGCAGTCACGTTGGGTTTGGCACGGCCGCTGATCAACCAAGCGTCACCGACTACCCGTCGTACCAGTACACGCAACCCGCGCCGGCGTTCGGAGTCAACCTCGAGACCAACGGCCCGAGCTGGATACACGGCCGTTTTTCCTACCGTCGTGTGTACAACCAAGGCACGTCCGTCACGCAGCAGTTCCCTGATCCCGGCGGAGGTTTTCACACCGTCAAAGGCATGCGGTTGTCGCAGGATCGCCTTGGCTATTCGCTCGACTTGAACAAGAGCTCGCTCGGCGCGATCAAGGGCGGATTCACCTACGACCTCTACAACCAAATCATCGCGTCGTATTACGGCGGCCTCGAGGCATACCTCGGATCTCGCACGACCGTTGGAGCCGACGTCGACTACTTCGTGCCCACGTTCGACGCAGACTCGATCTTCAACTGGTTCACGCGAAGCCCAACGACATCGGTAACGGCACGCATTTCGGCAGCGCCATCGCGCAAGTTCGACTTTTCGGCATCGGGCGGTGTGCGTCTTTGGCAGACCGAAGGAGATCCCGAAACGTTCGGCGACGAGGAGTGCCTTGCCTCGGGTTTGTGCAGCGGCGATCAGGAAATCGATCCCGGCACCGCGCAGACGTTCATCCGCGACGAAGCCAATCGTGAAACTTCCACGGTCGTCGATGCGATGGCGAACGTTGCCGGTCGCTATCGTTTCGGCACCGGCGACGTTGGTCTTCGCGGCATGCTTCAAGCTGGCTCGCGTGGTCATCGCGGTGGTGTGGACGTGAGCGGTGAGAAGCGTTTCGACGGCGGTCGATACCTCACGCTCGCACGGATGAGTCTCTACAACTGGAACGATCCACTGCGGCCCGATCGCGGTGCGACCTCGTTCGGTTACGTGCTCGGTGCAGGTGTTCGTCCTGTCAAACAGGCCGATGTTCGCATCGAATGGGAGCACGACATGAATCGGCTCGTGGGACAGCGGTTCCGCTTCCTGGCGATTCTCAATCTGAGGCTTGGTGGATGATGAGTACTGCTCGATCAGGACGGCCTCGAACGCCGCGCACCGATGCTCGATCGCTGCCTGGATGGTGGGTCGTCCTCGCGTGCGTATCCGCGCTGCTGCTTGGTCTCGTTGGGCCCGATGCGTCAGCCGAAGAAGCGACTCCGGAGGCGGCCGAGACGAGCGAAGCGCCGGCCGAAACGCCCAAGCCTCCTGCGCCTCCCCCTGGTGGTTATCAAAGCGGGCGTTATCCGATGCCGAACGATGCCGAAGTCCCGCTCGCATTCATGCCGCCGGGATCGGCAGCGACGCCCATGCCGAGCGAGGAAATCTTTCCACCTCAAACGATTACCATCCGGTTCAATCACAAGAAGCACGTCAAGGATCTGAAACAGGACTGCACGAAGTGTCATGACGCAGCTTCGAGCGACAAGGTCTCTGATCGGCTCATGCCGCAGCCAACCAAGACGTGCGACACGTGTCACGACATCGACCACTCCGACCTGAAGGCCATGAAGCCGGGCACGGAGGAGGACGGTCAGTGCGTGTATTGCCACTTGGGCGACAAGGCCGGTGCTGATGGCACCGTGGCGCAGATGGTTCTTCCGAACGCGAACCTCGTCT is part of the Polyangiaceae bacterium genome and harbors:
- a CDS encoding HEAT repeat domain-containing protein; the encoded protein is MGIFDFLRKSPKSTTNAAPAPAVDKKISGPAKVVADKRAQTYDRLEAIQTLVEMSSPEAAAALLKRFTFTIDPSITDQEEKDIAFRGIVATGKDVVPAVVDFCAKAEALTWPLKILAEILDDEDYRNELIALLDRFDTEYARNVEPKIHVIQALEDVVHEDVRSAVERFFEDVNETVRFHAVQTTFAQGMPESVEGLIDLLVQEESVRVKNKIADGLLVRGWTIPDSRRDAVDDALSDTSGYSVGEGGKIVKRSLGFN